Below is a genomic region from Grus americana isolate bGruAme1 chromosome 26, bGruAme1.mat, whole genome shotgun sequence.
TCAGGACTGACTCCTGCAGGGCAGGTAGCAGAAACCAAAGCAGCATCTGTATTACATTTGTCAAGAGTAGCTTTAAGAGCTTACTAACACACAGGCTGGGAATTATTTCACCATTGTACTTGTTTGAATTCATTAGGCATACAAAAGTGCGACAGAAGAGTGAGCTGGATATTGTCGTTTCAGAAGACTTATGTGGAGAAGTCAAATTTTCTAGCAAATTACCCTGCCCAAACAATCTAAACAGGTGAGGACTGGAAATCTGTTAGGTCACACCAGAAactgtttcttctgcaaaagGACCAGGTTTATATTATATGCCTTATTATGTTAATCTGGGAATAAATGGAGTGTATGACACAAACAATGCTTGTGCCCCTTGTCAGACTTGTGTAGCTGTGAgtctctgtttctgctttctgaacacCTCATTTGTGGTCGGGGCGAGTGGGGAAGTTGTCAGTCCTCCTGCAGAGACCTGGTCATGTGGTAACTGCAAATGCACTTTTACCTCTTCTGATCCCCTTCTTGTTTTGGTCCTTCAGTGTTTTGGctgagaggctggagaaatggcTGCAACTTATGTTAATGTGGCACCCACGGCAGAGAGGTACAGATCCGACATATGGACCCAATGGGTGTTTCAAAGCTTTGGATGACATTTTGAACTTGAAGGTGAGCAATGGGTCTGTATTACACTGAAAAGTTTTCCAGAGAACAGTTGCCTGTAGCCCATGAGAGAAGAGCCAGGAGTCATAGACCTAGGAGGAGGCGCAGCACAAAATCTCATTTAACTGTCTCCCGACGGTCAGTGACAGGTGCTTTCCTCCTGCTTATTTGAGGACAAATACTCCCCGAGCTTGTTGGGAGTAGCAGATAGCTTCTGTGTGTGCTTGGTTCCATATTCTGGTACAGGATTTTGCATCTGAAGCTGTTTATTTGCCATCTGGCCTGTCTTCCAGTTGATGGAGAACAAGGACTTTGGCATAATGTTATGAAGTAGCTGCGAAGTGATTTCTTGAGCTCTGCAAGTGCTTTGAACAGCTTATCGGTGGCCAGTGTCTCAGTCCTGGGATCTCTACTCAAACATGACCAATGTGTCTTCAACCCTTCTCACATCACGTTTATTCTTCTTGTAGTTGCTTCATGTTTTGAACATGGTTACGGGAACTGTACACACATACCCTGTGACAGAGGAGGAGACACTGCAGACTGTGAAGGCCAGGATCGAGTCAGATACAGGAATCCCAGAACAggaccaggagctgctgcaggaagctggACTTGCATTGTTTTCTCAGAAGTTGGCCACTAAACATATAGCTGATAGCAAGGTGAGATTGGCATACTCCCTTGCTGTCGAGTGAAtcagcaggcactgctctcACTCCCTGCTGTTCTGCCAGGCTTTTGTCATAGTAACCATACTGACCTAACAGCCCTTGCAGAATAGGCACCTGTTGCCTTTGGTGTTCAGCCTTTGGCTGAGAAGGAACATTCTGCTCATGGTGTTCCTGAAGCTTGCTTTTTCTGAGAGAACCTAGTTGGGTCTTTTGTCTTCTGCAGGTGAATGATACTGCAGCTGCAGACACAgacctcctctttctcttcgATAACCAGAAAGTTTCCTATGAGGCTCAGGTTGCCTTGCGTCCTCATCCGGAAAGCGTTGACTGCATCCGTAAGGACTTTCACTAGCACGAATGTGAGAGGTTGTCTGCGTTGAGAGGGCTGCCTGTGTTCTGTGGTCTGTATCATGTGCAAAGAGTAGAGAGAGCTTTGGCATATTGGGACTGAAGAAGCAATACAATGGACTAGCCTAGCattcaatttttcaaaataactgaGGAAAGGAGGTGTTTGATTTTGATATGCTGGGGAAGTTGTGTAGGGGTTAGCTAACTATAGGCTTTGCAAGAGGTAACATGCCCCTCAAAAGtgatgttttggtttgttctgtCATGTGGTAATGCTACTTTTGAGGTTTCATGCTGATACAtatgtttttctcctcccccccccccccgccctttgTTTGCAGTTCAGGATCCAAAGAAGAATCTCCACTTTTTCCAGTTGCGGAAAGTTTGGGGTCAGATCTGGCACACAATCCGGATGCTGAAAGAGGACTGTAACCGACTTCAGCAGGGGCAGCGAGCAGCCATGTACGGTGGCAGTTTCTCTAGAATACTTGTCTCTGCCTTTGCTCCCTGGTGAAAAGGAAAGGCCAGGAATGGGACCCTGTTGGAATGGGGAAGCCCATGAGTGGAGCCGTTAACAATTAATGAAAAGCCGAGAGTTCTATCCTCTGACACAACTGCTTTTGTGCTCACTGCTACTCTCTGAAGTATCTACTTTTGATAAAAGTGGAAGTTTGTGGTTTCAGTTTGGGAGGGTAACAGGACCTTCTTCTTATCCATGCAGGATGAATCTGTTGCGTTACAATAGTACCCTCTCGAAGATGAAGAATTCTATGGCCtccctttcccagcagctgaaagcaaagctggaCTTCTTTAAAACAAGCATCCAAATCGATCTGGAGAAGTATAAAGAGCAGATTGAATTTGGAATTAGTGAGTATAGCATCTGGCAAACAGAAGTCTCTTTATGCCTCTTATCCCCACTCTTATCTTTTCCTGTGTGAACCTGAGAAGAGCACTCACTCTTCTTTCATTCCTGTAGCTTCCGAGAAGCTGCTGTTTGCCTGGAAAGAGATGGAGCAAGCTGTGGAACTTTGTGGGCGGGTATGTTTCTCAATCTAACTGCTTATCCTAAAGAAAAAgaggcttgggttttttttttttccttttcctcccttccttttctttttcctttttcccctgctccttttctttctccttttttcttcattctcctcCCTTAAATAGAAACTTCTGGTGTCTGGGCTGATGCCAGATGTCGCATTGCTTTGGTTTGGGTGGCACCATTTTTGTCCATTGCCAGTACTTCATGAAGCTCACTGTGTTTGTAACgcttaggggaaaaaagtaggACCTTGGGGAACGTGAGAGGAGATTTTGCAGTGGTTGCACTCAGATGTCCTGCTAATCCAGTTCTGGAGCCAGGATAACAGAAAAGAGGATATGGAACATAGGTTAAACTGAACGGGAAAGAAAATGATTTGATGATGGAACACAAGAATTTTAAGCATGAGTCTTGAATCTTGAAAAGGCAACAATTTCCCATTTTTGGTGCACATTCTGCACCTGCTCCCAGTAAGGTATTCAGCCTTCTGACACAAGACAGCGTAATCTCTGTAAGTAGAGCCAAGGACCGTCACTCCCAGATGAGGAGTGAAAGGTGACTAGTagatattttattcttttccaacACTTGGTCCCCCTCTgttgggaggaggcagagagcagaACGACTGTCTAACAAGTGGCAACGTCTGCATGTGAACGAGTTCaagtgaaaagcagaatttggggCGCCAGGAGTCGATGTGGTTGTGTGctgagggaaaaggggaaaagcagtgATAGCCTGGAACTAGCAGTACATTTACTACAAAGTCTGACCATTCAGTGGCTCTTTGTTGcaggctgaattttttttatcaaaaaatTCTTGGAAGTTGTTTTATCCCAGAGCACCAAGCTAATTTCCTTGAATTGAAATTATTCATTCTCGTTTGTGTTTGTCCAAGGCTGCCATTTGCATCTTGATGACATGTTTAGAAATGTGAATGAGAAAGGAAGAGCCAGTGTGAGCAGTAGTGTCTCTTAGTATGAGATTGTCCCATTGCTTATGTTCTGCCCTGCTTTCAGGAGGATGATGTGGATCAGCTAGTGAAGAGGATGATGGCTCTGCAGACAGACATTGTGGACCTGCAGAGAAGCCCGCTAGGTCGAAAACAAGGAGGAACACTGGAGGATTTGTGAGTTGAAATACCTTGAACTTCAGATGCAGGAGTATTGCTAGCtaagcttattcactgcaggacAATGAAAGTGATATCTCTTCGGCCCAAATTATGGGGGACTGCAAGGACTTTGACACTAAAAGACAGTTTTTGACTCCTTACCTGTCATTGGTCTGAAATGGCAGACTGGTATAGGAAAGATTTGAGTTCTTGAACTACTTATTCGCCTTTTTCTTCTAGAGAAGAACAAGCCAGAGAGCTCTACCGGAGATTGAGAGAGAAGCCAAGAGGTAAAAGACATTTTAGCTCAAGGTCAGCTTGCTTTGTGTGGATAGTTGGAGATGCAATAATGACCACTGAGAAAACTCTCTGCATTCTAGGCCTGCCCATAAGCTAGCTGCACATGGACTCTACTAGACTCGCCTTTTATTGGAGAGGGGAGTCAGGGAGTCAGTTTTAAACTAGCCAGCCTTGCTTTCTTGGAGCCTTCGGAGCTCTTCTTGAAACTCCTCTGGAGCTCTTCTCAGAGCAAGCTGTTGCTGTGAGCATATGCTGCTGCATGTCTGTAGGAAGGATGAAAGACATAGCTGTTTCTCTGAGCAGCTATACAGCCCCAAAGCATTAGACCCACCCTACCAACTCTGCTTTCCAGTTTTCATCATTTTGAAGAAGGTGGCTAAAATCCAGTGCAATTCATCCCACTCAAATTTGCGTGCCCTGAACTTGGGATGTTTTGGGATTGAAGCAGCAGTGGAAACAAGCCACTAAGAATCCTCTCTGTCCTATAAGCCTGCCTTTCTGTGTAATACCCCGACTCTCATTCCAGATCAGAGGACAAGCGGTGACAGCCAAGAAATAGTACGACTGCTCCTACAGGCAATCCAgacctttgaaaagaaagtcCGAGTCATTTATGCTCAGCTCAGGTGAGCTTTGTAGAGTCAGCTTTTATTGAGGGttgagagaaaacattttctcctttggCAAGAGGTTTTGTTCGAGAGGTTTAAAAACCAGTGCGTACAGCTAATGAGATCTCAGAGtgttacagaaaataagaaacttcagaaaagtTCCCCTACTGCAGTTGCCTATGTGtgatctgattatttttttttaatagtaaaactGTAGTTTGCAAGCAGAAGGCTCTGGAATTGTTCCCCAGAGTGGAGAAAGTGATGAATCTGATGAATGAAGATGAGGAAACAGTTGTTAGGCTTCAGGAGAAACGACAGAAAGAACTGTGGAACTTGCTGAAAATTGCTTgtgtaagtaaaataaaactccaGTTTAACCTGAAAATATGGTTTGTAACACAGgttactgaaataattaataGTAAATTTAGTATGTCCTAtcattcttttctctgttgttttgaATTAATATTAAAGCCAGGTTCCAGGCTGTGTCACACTCCTGGCTGCTGGAAATTAGTGGAAATAATTGCAGTCTGAATCTTAtgtgttttcttcagagtaAAGTACGTGGTCCTGTTACTGGTAGTCCAGAGAGCATGAACACATCACGTCTTGGTAGCCCtggtcagctgctgctgcaggtccctTCTGGAACCTACAGTTTATCAGAATCTGTCAGGAAAAGGTGAGGCGAAGTCTGGAGTTCTATAGCTGCTAATGCCAGCACTACAAAACTGGGGCTCCTGCTTTGTGAAATAATGACACACAGGCTTTCTCACATTGTACACTTTGTGTTCAGCTTCTGTTGTCAGCAGTCTTTTTTTACCTAGTAGCTGGACTTCCTGGGGCTTGTGaatcttccttttgaaaaatggaataatGTATAGCTTCACTTCCCTCTGCCCCAATAATAAAGGGTTTGTTTTATCTGGAATGGTTGGGCTCATTTAAATTACACTGCCAATAGGAATTGTTGGAGCATTGTCATGTAGGGTGATAGTAGCTGAGCTACATAGCTATCATAAAGGAGAGACTGCTGTAACCAAGCACGTGTAGTTCTGGCTTGCTTAAATGGACTGAGTCACCAGTTGCAATGACAGACCTTGGTTTGTTTATTCATATGCTGCTTAATCCTTTATAGATCGTTCTGCAACTTTTTCTATAGCAACAGTGACTCCACATAGTAAGAACCCAACTTTCCCCTGTCCCAGTAAACCTGGGGATACCACCAACTTTCCCAGTTGTGATATGAATTAGTAGCTTATGAATTGACTGGTAAAGGTTAATATTCTTCAATGCTCTGCAGCATACCTGCTAGTATTTCTTAAAGGTAGAGGCAGCATCTCTTTAAACAAAACTGCCATGGAAAATAATTGTGTAATAATTGTTCCTTTCAGTGAGGAGCTACTGCTGGAATCGCAGAAACTCTGTAGCCAACTAGAAAATGTGATGCATGACACAATGAAGGATCAGGAGCAGAGCTTCATGGTAACGTATTTGATATTCTTCTATAAACTGACTGGGGAAGCTCATGGCTTCCAACTTCTGCTTGTGTAATTCTGCCACCAATAAGTAATATGGCTAATGGCAATCTGTGTATTACTCTCTTGGACAAGGGAGAGAGTAGGAGTTGTGGGAGACAGAAAGCACCCACTCCCCCACTTGATGTATTCCCTGCTTGCTGAGAACGGGGGCCACGCGCTGGGGACTTAAGTTGTGCTGAACAATAAAGGATAGGGGAAGGTACTTGCCTGTTGtacaaaaatactgcaaaactgCACTCTTAAAATTGGGATGGTCTTGTGGTGGCAATATGTTGGTGGGCAGGGATGCTTATTTAATGAAGCAGAATAttgcaaagaaagtaaaaatattagAGAAAATAAGTACCTTAAGGGTTTCCTTTTCAGCAGTCACACAGTTCATCACGAAACTATACTGACCAACTTGTTCACAGTAAAattattaaatcttttaaattacttccCCTTTATTCTTGAGAAATCTCAAGTGTAAGCTAGTGTTGAACTTTGTATTTCTAACTCTTTATTCTTTAGGCTCTCGATTGGAGCTGGCTGCAGCTTCAGGTAGAAGAAACAAACAGTCCAGAACAAACCCAGATGTAAAGTCACTTTGGTTGCCTCTGAAGACATGTTACTTCAGGAAGCCAACTGTGAAAAGCTGCTGCCTCTGAGAAGGGAAGTTCAAGTGCCTCCTTCTACTGTCACCTACTGCTTATGTGATACACATGGCCTAGCTTTTAGAATCCACCTCTTGGACACTTTTTTCACATAGATACAGTAGGAAATGCCTGTTCTAATTGCTTGGAAAAAGTTCTTAATTGTGCCTTAAGACAGCAGATGCTCTTATTCTCTGTCCTGATGCATCTTCCCTTAGGCATCACACATGGttgttttgctgccttttaGGCTTTCTAATGAACTACGGACAACGCATGCCATCAGCTTGCACAGTCACTGGTAACTGTCACCTTCCTAATATACTTGAACTGTGAACTTAATTTCTTAACTTTGCTGatttgcactttttttcccttaagtgTAACAGTTGTACTTACTTTATACTTGTTTCCTGTATGGGAACGAAATTATCTAAACCATGTAAACTTTTGGTTTGCTCTTTTTGATACCCtcaataacattttaatgaaaaagctgCTTTCACTGTGCAGGTCTCTAAAACATGAGGGGTATAAGGATGTTATCCTAGAgaacacagagaaggaaatccTCAGTGTACATGTATAGTTTAGCAAAGCAACAGATTATCTATTAACCATGCTTAaagttacacaaaaaaaaagcacagctggaTGGAGCATAGCTTTTCTGAACCTGAGAGAAGAGACAAGACACACTACCATTATCTTCCAACTGTGGccaatttatttcattctgatgTAACCCCAAATTTCCACTACAGCACAGAGACCACCTTTTATAAAAGGTTGTGAAGTGTAGGACATGCAGGATGCAGTACAATAACGGGGAGAGGAGGGATTTTCTTGGTTTTAGGAACAGATTTAAAAGAGAGGAAACCGAAGTGAAATGTGGCACAAACATCACAACTTCCATGCATGCCTTCAAGTATTTTCCTTTGATGTGCTGGCACCCTCTGGACTTCAGTGTTGGGTTAAAATGATTCTTTGGAAGAGTAGAAAGTTCACACTTCTTGAAATTTCAGAGTAATGTTAAGGCCAAAACACACTGGTTACACTTTTCCTTCATGTTCCAGAGCACCACCTGTTGTTTTACTTAAAGCTGCATTAAGCTTCCAGCTCAAATCCCAGCCCAACTTTGTGACCTCCAGCACTGAAATTCTTGCCATCAACCAAGCCCGAGAGGGTCAGCTTTACACCTAGGAAAGCAAGTAGAGACTCTTCATACACGGATATCCCTGTACCATGCCCTCCCACAAGTACTTCAGCCTCACTAATGTCTCTCAGTTGCTATAGGAACTTCTGTAGGTACGCATCCTTTACTTCTATGAGCCTATGTAAGATTTCTAGAtaatttgtttctctcttcttttctagAGGTGACAGTAAAATAACCCTATTTGCTGCTACCAGTTGGGACTTACGTACCATGTCGGAGGGCATGAGTGTAACCAATTCCAATCAGGCTGGCATTATTCACTTTagcctacaggaaaaaaaaaaaaatcacaatatttATACACTGTGTATAAGTATTCAGACAGAATTGTCCCAGTGCCCTGAGAAGGTGATTTATGCATTAGTTCTTTCAGCTACTTGTAGACTAACCTCTAGCAGAGGTGTATTctgatcttttccttttctcctcaaGAGTTTCCAGCTTAAGCTGTTACAGGCTTAAGTAATAGTTCCAATCTTTCCCTCAAATTGTGACCCTTTATGCCTACATAAAATGCCACCCTGTTCTTCACTGCCCCCAGCACTGTCTCTTTATATCCTTTAATGGACTAGTTATTACACTCTCTTAGTAGCCAATGAAGTCTGTTTTGTTCACAGACCCCTGTTCACAAATTGCTTAGtcgtgatttttttaatgagcaataaatatataaatatgcaaCCCCCTTTTTGCATTACTAAGTTTTGAGCTGTTTACAATAGTATTTCCCATCTTTCATTTTGGCCGAATTGTCCTGTAACTAATTCTTGAAGTGTAACAAACAGTTGCTACTTCAGTTCTTGGTGTTAGAATGTACACATAGTTACTTTTATTCACTGTCACTTCCCCATGGACATAAGTTTTGTCTCCTGAACTACTCTCTCTTGctatttaaacttctttttttggcCCTAACATCTCTGCAAGAATTTATAAGTGTCAGTAACAACACTTATCTCAGGCCCTCAGCAGACCTGCAAGGGTTAACTGATTGTTAGGAGAAGGCTGTAAGCTCTGCTGAAATTCCACCATTTTACTAAAGTACAGTTTTACATTATGTGTTAGATTAGAATGAGAGAATTAGAAGTCCACTGCATCCTCTCACTACcttctgaaaacatattttgcatAGGCTCCAAGCACACTAGTCAGACTAGTGACTATTTCACCATGGACAAAACAGtgcttcagatttcttttttcattgtttcacaAATATGACCTGTCAGGTCCCAATTTAAGTTTGAACCACAACAGAAGCCACAGTTTGCCATTTACCATACTGTCTCAGTAACTGTTGAAAGCAATTACTTCATACCAcagattttcagtatttaagGGAGCTTGAAATACTCATTCCTGTAACAAAATTCTTACCACAATGGAAGTCTTCTCATCCAGTTGGTACTTAGCAGCAATACCAAAACGTGTGTTGTTACTGCCAGCAGTCCACGCAAGATTGACTGATGTCTCAACCTTATTATTAACCTTCTGATAAATAGACCCACCAAACTCGGTGCCATCATTCCTGTTTGCAATAGATGCAAGTGTGTCAAGCCTTGCCTTGTTTAGTAAATGGTAACTCTTTAGATTAACCCCCACAATCATTTGATCGTTATCTCTTAAAATGAACCAAGAGCTCCAATACTTCCCTGGACCCAGTGCTCATCTACTTCCTAGCTGGAGCTGGTAGACTCCTGCTCATGTGTTTTTTACTCAAAACGAAGTTTTGCTTGCAGAGTGGCATAAGACTTTCCAACAGCTGAGACCTATTGTTTGAGGTTctgacaaaaaaatccccaactaGATAACATGCTTGCTTGTCTGGAGTTAGGAAAGCAAGCCTGCGATAACACATAAAGGGGCAAATCCAGAAGGAGACTTAAGTTATGGGAATGATGAGACTGAAAACAATGTTACTGCACTGCAGTGGTTTAAATACACCATCCTCAAAGACTCTCGGAGCATGGGAACACCAAGACTAGAGCTATGCTGCGATGACAGCTGGAAACACTCAAGCACAATGCAACACACACCTCTCTCCTCCACCTTGGGCATTTCTGAGCCAGAAGCTTTCTGtctggtggggagcaggggaaggtaCAGTAGCTTAATTGAAGGCTCTTTTATCTAACACCAAAATAGAAGTTAAAATTTACAGATTTTAATTCCAAATTAATATTATAAAGTGCCTTTACGCCACTGTCTTAAatacacaaaaaccaaaattacCCTGAAACAAAGTCTCAAAAGACAGCCAAGAGTTGGAAAGTTGCCCCTGCTTTAGTTGTACTGAAGATGAAAACAC
It encodes:
- the IKBKB gene encoding inhibitor of nuclear factor kappa-B kinase subunit beta isoform X2, which encodes MQKLAPNDLPLLAMEYCQGGDLRKYLNQLENCCGLREEAILILLSDIASALRYLHENRIIHRDLKPENIVLQQGEQRLIHKIIDLGYAKELDQGSLCTSFVGTLQYLAPELLEQQKYTVTVDYWSFGTLAFECITGFRPFLPNWQPVQWHTKVRQKSELDIVVSEDLCGEVKFSSKLPCPNNLNSVLAERLEKWLQLMLMWHPRQRGTDPTYGPNGCFKALDDILNLKLLHVLNMVTGTVHTYPVTEEETLQTVKARIESDTGIPEQDQELLQEAGLALFSQKLATKHIADSKVNDTAAADTDLLFLFDNQKVSYEAQVALRPHPESVDCILQDPKKNLHFFQLRKVWGQIWHTIRMLKEDCNRLQQGQRAAMMNLLRYNSTLSKMKNSMASLSQQLKAKLDFFKTSIQIDLEKYKEQIEFGITSEKLLFAWKEMEQAVELCGREDDVDQLVKRMMALQTDIVDLQRSPLGRKQGGTLEDLEEQARELYRRLREKPRDQRTSGDSQEIVRLLLQAIQTFEKKVRVIYAQLSKTVVCKQKALELFPRVEKVMNLMNEDEETVVRLQEKRQKELWNLLKIACSKVRGPVTGSPESMNTSRLGSPGQLLLQVPSGTYSLSESVRKSEELLLESQKLCSQLENVMHDTMKDQEQSFMALDWSWLQLQVEETNSPEQTQM
- the IKBKB gene encoding inhibitor of nuclear factor kappa-B kinase subunit beta isoform X1; its protein translation is MAAVTIATTLLFGGVSRGLPPRAPAAAPGQRGSFKGGRAGARATCRSRRSRKRRRTRPGPCGAERCGPAMSRPPALQGQTCGPWEMKERLGTGGFGNVIRWHNKETGEQVAIKQCRQELSPRNRDRWALEIQIMKRLNHPNVVAARDVPEGMQKLAPNDLPLLAMEYCQGGDLRKYLNQLENCCGLREEAILILLSDIASALRYLHENRIIHRDLKPENIVLQQGEQRLIHKIIDLGYAKELDQGSLCTSFVGTLQYLAPELLEQQKYTVTVDYWSFGTLAFECITGFRPFLPNWQPVQWHTKVRQKSELDIVVSEDLCGEVKFSSKLPCPNNLNSVLAERLEKWLQLMLMWHPRQRGTDPTYGPNGCFKALDDILNLKLLHVLNMVTGTVHTYPVTEEETLQTVKARIESDTGIPEQDQELLQEAGLALFSQKLATKHIADSKVNDTAAADTDLLFLFDNQKVSYEAQVALRPHPESVDCILQDPKKNLHFFQLRKVWGQIWHTIRMLKEDCNRLQQGQRAAMMNLLRYNSTLSKMKNSMASLSQQLKAKLDFFKTSIQIDLEKYKEQIEFGITSEKLLFAWKEMEQAVELCGREDDVDQLVKRMMALQTDIVDLQRSPLGRKQGGTLEDLEEQARELYRRLREKPRDQRTSGDSQEIVRLLLQAIQTFEKKVRVIYAQLSKTVVCKQKALELFPRVEKVMNLMNEDEETVVRLQEKRQKELWNLLKIACSKVRGPVTGSPESMNTSRLGSPGQLLLQVPSGTYSLSESVRKSEELLLESQKLCSQLENVMHDTMKDQEQSFMALDWSWLQLQVEETNSPEQTQM